Part of the Aquimarina sp. TRL1 genome, GTTTAGCTACTTTTGTCGGATGGTTCTGAGACGAATGAGGTCAGAATGTATAATACAAGGTTTTTTTATGGAGAGAGCATCTCATCTGGTACATATATCATTAGGGAGTAATATCGGAGATAGGTTGGCATATTTGCAAAAAGCAATTGATGCCATCTATGAAGAAGTTGGAGATGTGCTTTGTATATCCGGAGTGTATGAGACCCCTGCGTGGGGATTTTCCAGTGATGATTTCTATAATGCATGTATATCCGTTAAAACAAGGTATACGCCAGAACAGGTATTGGATATCTTGATGGGAATAGAACAGGAATTGGGACGTCATCGAAAAGAAGGGGAAGGCTATGAGGCACGGGTAATTGATCTGGATGTTATTTTGTCATCTTGTGGAGTAGTAGCTACTAAAAAACTAAAAGTACCACATCCTTCGATGCAAGAGCGAAAATTTGTATTGGTTCCTTTAGAAGAAATAGCAGCCCAAGAGCTCCATCCTGTTTTTGATAAAACTATAGAAGTATTATTGAGAGAAACGAAAGATACTGCCGAGATCAAAAAAGCAAAGGAACAACTGATCAATCCTAAAGAGAATTTCTCATTTAGTGATTTTAGCTATCTGGCGATTGAAGGAAATATTGGAGCAGGAAAAACAACTCTGGCAACTATGATTGCAGCAGAATTTAATGGAAAACAGGTGTTGGAGCGCTTTTCTGATAATCCATTTTTGCCAAAATTTTATGAAGATAAAGAACGATATGCTTTCCCATTAGAAATGTCTTTCCTGGCAGATCGCTATCGCCAATTTACAGAAGATTCTTCTCAGTTAGATTTGTTTAAAGATTTTATGGTATCTGATTATGATATCTATAAGTCGTTGATTTTTGCACAGGTAACCCTTCCGGAAGAAGAATTTAAACTATATCGTACACTTTTTACCATTATGTATAAAGAGGTGGTGAAACCAGATCAATATATTTATTTGTATCAAAATACAGATCGCTTGTTGCAGAATATTAAAAATCGAGGCCGTACATATGAGCAGAATATTCCTGCTGCGTATTTAGAAAAAATACATCAGGGATATATTGATTTTATAAAAACACAACCTGATCTCACCGTAAAAATAATTGATGTGTCTGCTATTGATTTTGTGAAAAACAGAAAAGATTATTGTTGGCTGTTGCGGGAGATTGTAAGGAAGTAGTGTGTGTATTCTTTGATAAAAGAAAACACCCCCAACAAGTTTGTTGAGAGTTTATAAAGGTTGTTATACTATGTAAAAGTGTTAATTCTTTATTTTGTGATATCACAAAGCAAATAATTGTTAAGAAGCAGAGAGATTTCCTGTTTTTTTTGAAGAAGCTATAAAGAGCCTTGGTTTTGGTAGGAACCATTTTATAGAAAACAATATTTTTGCAGATATGGAAAAAAACCGAAAACTAAAGAATAGTGAGTTGGAGCGGAAGTCTATTGGAGAGTTCAAAGCTTCGGATAAAACACCATTGATTATTATTCTGGATAATATAAGAAGTCTTAATAATATAGGATCTGTATTCAGAACCGCAGATGCTTTTTTGATAGAGAAGATATATCTATGCGGTATTACAGCGGTTCCTCCACATAAAGATATTCAGAAAACAGCTTTGGGAGCTACTGATACAGTCGATTGGCAACATGTAGAAAGTACAGATGAACTGGTTCGTCAGTTACAGGAAGAAGAAGTGGTTGTGATTTCAGTGGAACAAGCAGCAGATGCAGTTATGCTGGATGAGTTTACACCGCTAAAAGGAAAGAAGTATGCACTGGTATTCGGTAATGAGGTTAAAGGAGTACAGCAATCTGTAGTATCTAAAAGTGATACCGTCATTGAAATTCCTCAGTATGGAAGTAAGCATTCTTTGAATATCTCCGTTAGTGCAGGAGTAGTGATATGGGATATTTTTACTAAAATGAAATACAAATAAGCCCTAAGTCCCCTTACCCAAAATGTGTTTTGTGGATAAAAAGAACTAATTTATAAAGCGTTGAATTTCCATAAAAAACACAGAATATATACTTTAGCATAAATCATAAAAAATAAATCCCTTTGGCAGCAAAAAACAGTAAAAAGGTAACTCCATTGATGAAACAGTATAACGCGATTAAAGCAAAATATCCAGATGCTTTATTGTTGTTTAGAGTAGGAGACTTTTACGAAACTTTTGGAGAAGATGCGATTAGAAGCGCTGCTATTCTCAATATTGTATTAACTAAACGAGGAAACGGAAGCGATCAGGAAACTGCCTTAGCAGGATTCCCTCATCATTCCTTAAATACCTATTTGCCAAAGTTGGTAAAAGCAGGAGAGCGCGTTGCGATTTGTGATCAGCTCGAAGACCCCAAACAGACTAAGACAATTGTAAAAAGAGGAGTTACAGAATTAGTGACACCTGGAGTAGCATTAAATGATGAGGTACTCCAAAGTAAGACCAATAACTTTTTAGCTGCAGTACATTACGGGAAAAAAAATCAGGGAGTAGCATTTTTAGATGTGTCTACAGGAGAGTTTTTAATTGCTCAGGGCGATGTAGCACATATTGATAAATTATTACAAAATTTCAGACCCAGTGAGATTTTGGTGTCCAAAGCAAAAAAACAAACATATGAACAGGACTTTGGTACGGAGTACCATGCCTTCTATATGGAAGATTGGGTATTTAAGCCGGATTATGCTAACGAAACCTTGCAGGAACATTTTGAGACTGCTTCTCTCAAAGGATTTGGAGTAGATCACCTACCTGAAGGAATTATTGCAGCCGGGGTTGTATTGCATTATCTGGGAGAAACCCAACATAAGAAACTAGAACATATAACCAGTATACAGCGAATCGCAGAAGATGAGTATATCTGGATGGATCGGTTTACCATTCGCAATCTGGAATTATATGGATCCACTTCTTTTCAGGCAGTGACTCTATTAGATGTGATCGATAAAACGATTTCTTCGATGGGAGGACGAATGCTAAAGCGCTGGTTAGCATTACCATTAAAGAATAAAGAGGCAATTGATAAACGACATGAAGTCGTAGAATACTTTATAGAACAAGAGCAACTCCATCAGAAAATACGACATCAGATTAAGCAAATCGGGGATATCGAACGTCTGATTTCTAAAATTGCAACAGGGAAAGTAAACCCAAGAGAAGTAATTCAGTTAAAAAATTCTCTAGAAGCAATTGTACCTATAAAAGCGCAGGCACAGCATAGCGAAAATACGGCCTTAAAGAAGATAGGAGAGACGTTACACGATTGTGAAGTATTGCGCAGCAAAATAAAAGAAACTCTAAATGAAGAAGCTCCGGTTAATATCCTGAAAGGAAATGCGATTGCCGAAGGATACCTTGATGAGTTAGATGAATTGCGAAATATTGCATTTTCTGGAAAAGATTACCTGGACAAAATGTTAGAACGAGAGACAGAAGCTACAGGAATTACCTCCTTAAAAATTGCATCTAATAATGTCTTTGGATATTATATAGAAGTGAGAAATACACATAGGGATAAAGTACCTGAAACCTGGATTCGTAAGCAAACATTAGTCAATGCCGAGCGATATATTACTGAAGAATTAAAGGAGTACGAAGCAAAGATTTTAGGAGCCGAAGAGAAGATTCTGGAATTAGAGCAACGTTTGTTTCAGGAGTTGATCGTATGGATGAATTCATATATCAAACCAGTACAGGAGAATGCTATTCTGATTGGGCAATTAGATTGTTTGAGTTCTTTTGCACAATTAGCAATAGACAACTCTTATGTGAGACCAGTTATGGAAACGTCCTATGACCTGGAAATTAAAGATGGGCGCCATCCGGTTATCGAAAAACAACTGCCGATCGGAGAACCTTATATTTCAAATGATGTATTCCTGGATCGAGAACAACAACAAATTATTATGATTACAGGTCCGAATATGAGTGGTAAGTCAGCCATTCTACGTCAGACAGCATTGATTGTACTACTGGCACAAATGGGAAGCTTTGTGCCTGCAGCATCTGCCAGAATAGGAATTGTAGATAAGATCTTTACTCGAGTGGGTGCCAGTGATAATATTTCTATGGGAGAGTCTACTTTTATGGTCGAGATGAATGAGACAGCCAATATCCTTAATAACATATCTGATCGCAGTTTGGTATTGTTAGATGAGATCGGAAGAGGAACCAGTACCTATGATGGAATTTCTATCGCATGGGCAATTAGTGAATTCTTACATGAGCACCCTACCAAGCCCAAAACACTTTTTGCAACACATTATCATGAATTAAATGAGATGTGTGAGACTTTTAATAGAATCAAGAACTTTAATGTATCTGTAAAAGAATTAAAAGATAATGTCCTGTTTGTACGTAAGCTTGTACCAGGAGGAAGTGAACATAGTTTTGGAATTCATGTAGCAAAAATGGCAGGGATGCCACAGCAGGTTTTACACCGGGCCAATAAAATGCTTAAGAAATTAGAGAAGTCACATAGTAGTGAGGAATTGACAGATAAAATAAAGAAAGTACAAGAAGACGATGAAATGCAGTTGAGCTTTTTTAATTTAGATGATCCCTTATTAGAAGAAATTAAAGAAGAAATCATCGATATTGATATCGATACCCTTACTCCGGTAGAGGCATTGATGAAATTAAATGAGATTAAGCGCTTGTTAACCAGTAATAAAGCATCTAAAGTATAGTTTTTTTTAAAAAAACTTAAAAAAAAGCTTTGTTAATCCTTTAATTGTATTAAATTTGCAACCGCAATAAAGAAAACAAAAAACGTTCTTTGTAATTATTGCGAAAGTAGCTCAGGGGTAGAGCATCACCTTGCCAAGGTGAGGGTCGCGGGTTCAAATCCCGTCTTTCGCTCTGAGCATACAAAATACCAATATATGCTGAAGTGGTGGAATTGGTAGACACGTTGGACTTAAAATCCAATGGGCAGTAATGCCCGTGCGGGTTCAAGTCCCGCCTTCAGTACGAAAGCCTGATAAACATTGTTTATCAGGCTTTTTTTGTTTTTAGATATATATTCTGCTATATCCTAAAGTAAATTTCTAACCCTACTAACGAATTACACCTTTTATTCTTTTCTGAAAGAACGGAATGATTATGTACATGCTTATTTTTAGTTGTTTGCAAACTATTTACTGCAAAGACAGGAAAAAGAAATAAAAAAGGATACTTTTTTTTAGGTGGATATTAATTTTGATGACTTTAAGAATCGTTAAAGAATTTTTAATCAGTTGATTGCTTTTTGCATTGATCAATCTTTCATTAGAAGGTTCTTATCGAGGGTATCGTTTAATCAATCGTTCACACTAAAAAGGAGTATTCATGAGAAAAAGAATTCATCATCTATTTGTCTGTTGTATCTTTTTATTCTTTATAGATTCGGGTTATAGTCAGTATAAAGTTATTTATGATCCGTCAGTTATCGCTGGAGCAATCAATTCAGGTACTGGATTAGAGTTTCGCCCAGATCTGAGTATGTTCAGTAGTGGAGTTACGGTCTCTTCTGGTACTGATTTACGATTATCTGTGGCTTCGGATCAGCCTCCTTATGGATGGTTTAGTTATGAGGTTCGCCTTCGGGTGACTCCCCGTTTATCGACCGGAGTTTTTGATCCTACTCAGAGTTATGTTGTTACGTTATTAGTTTCCAGTAATAGTGTTGCAGGATCAGGGCAGCATAGTATTGATGTTCGGGAACATCGTATTGGGGATAGTTATGGGGCTCATATAGTTGTAGAAGAGGGTCGCTATCAGAATCTATCGACTTCATCGGTAGATGTTAATGGATATATCCCAGAGAATATTACTTTATCAGCTAGCTTATGGGTATCACATTATGGAGTTTTATCTGATATGATTCCCACTATTGGAGCTACATTTGATGGAGTTAGTAATGAATTATCGTTTGCATGGGATAATATTTCGGGAGCGGATCATTATCAATTAGAGTGGAGCTGGGTTGATAGTTATGGGGATCGTTTTAATACATCTTTAGGAGCGGATCAGATAGCTTTTAGCACTCTTGATTTTAAAGGTAATAGTACTCGTATTCAGACAAAGGCTACTGGTTATTCGATTCCTTTAATTTACAGCAAAGGCTATTTGATTTACAGAGTTCGTGCAGTGGGACATTATACGTCTAACATTTCAAAATACCAATACGGTCGTTGGAGCAGTGGGGTTCTTCCTAAAACAAGTGTTTCAGATTGGCCTGATTATTATACAATTACTTCGGATCATGAAGAAGGCAAGAACTGGCAGTTTCAGGCGAGTTATGCAGAAGAAGGGAAGAAGAAGGAAGTGGTTAGTTATTTTGATGGTACGTTGCGTAATCGTCAGACAGTTACCAAACTCAATACGGACGATCATGTTGTTGTTGGCGAAGTTATTTATGACGCTCAGGGTCGATCAGCCATAGAAGTGTTGCCAGTACCTACGACTTGGTCACAATTAGGGTATGTTCGAGATTTCAATCAGAGTTCATTATTGCCTGGAGCTCCCTATGATTATGAAGATTTTGATTTGGATCATCAGAATATTTTGGATCAGCCAACGACAGATAAGGGGATGGATCCTTCCAGTGGAGCGAGTAAATACTATGGATTGGCAAACGATCTGACAACTCCTTTTCGTTCTCGTATTGCAGATGCAGGGGGTCATCCGTTTTCACAGATAGAATATATGCCTGATAATACAGGTCGTATCCGCAGAAAAAGCGGGGTAGGAATCACCCATCAGCTAGGAAGAGGCAAAGAGATGGAGTATTATTATGGTACCCCCGAACAGAAAGAATTAAACCGTTTGTTTGGTTATAATGTAGGTCATCACGGTCATTATAAGAAGAATCTGGTCATTGATCCTAATGGTCAGGCAAGTGTTAGTTATCTCGATCCTCAGGGTCGTACCATTGCTACGGCTTTATCGGGCGATGCAGCGGGGACAGGGTTAACGGGGCTTTCAGAAGAGCAAGACACAAGTCTTCATCAGGAAATGACGGTTGATTTACTGGGCAAACTCAGTCGCGGAGCAAAGGATACGGCTTTAGATAATACTATTAAAACGAGCACAGGGGGATTTGGTCCTTTATATGACGCGCTGGAATATGGAGGGACGAAGGTTTCAGCCTTTGATAGGGGCTATCGATTTAATTATACACTATCGAATGCTCCTTTTTTTGAAGATAATTGTAGTCCTACTACGGTTGTTCAATATCCTTTTGTTTATGATCTGGAAATAGCTATTGAGGATTTGGACGGGGTTTCTTTACTCGCCACTCCAGTGGTAGAAAAGGTAGATATGAGTAGAGTGACTTCAGGAACTTTTATTTTGCCGGAAGCGACGGCTTCGGTTCCAAGAGGTAGTTATACCATAAGCAAGAGTTTGTCGGTCGACAGAGAAGCCTTAGCATCTTATGCAGATGCCTATGTAGCCAGGCTTCAGGATGCTAATGATGCGTGTTATATCAGTCCGGAAGAAGTGAGTAACCTTCCTGTTCTTAGTTTCGAAGGTTGTTTTATGACCTGTAGTGAATGCGAGGCAGCCCTGCTATCGGATTATGGGAGCAAGTCTCAGTATGTGACCACCCAGGTAGAGGCATATGATTATTCATCCTTATCCCATTTATCAGCTACTGAATTAGAGGAAGAAAAGACGCGTTTAGCTGCTGTTTTTGCTATACAGTGGGACGCTTTGATCAGAGCCTGTAATGCTCCCTGTCAAGAGGGTGTTTTAGATGGAGGTGCCCCTTCAGATGTTGTTAGTTCATCCTCGCTTAGTTGTAGTATTTCCCATTCGATTTTAAGGAATGATATGAAACCTTTAGGTCAATACGGGGCATATAGAGGAGCTGTTTATAATGATCAGACCACAGGAGGCAGTGGTATAATAGAAAATTCCAGCGTATTATCCATATTTAGTACATCTAATGAATTGATAAGCACGCGTACTTCATCCGGGGAACATAACAGTTGGCGAAACCCTCGTCATGAAGCGCATGATCCGGCTCCTTCCGGGTCTGGGTTGTATACCTCGGGTCATTACTATACAGAAGATGGACAGATTAGTTATATCAAAGTAAAACAGCTAATAACTACACGTATTGTAGCAGGTCAACCGACAGAAGAAATTACCTATGACCCTATGCTTATTGAAGGGGCTGTTGTTCGGGAGTCGGCAGACCGGGAGTATGTATATACAGAGCCACAAAATCTGGCTTTGGTTACGGATTTTTTAAGAGATGATATCTGGCAGGACAGTTGGACTTCTTCCCTTTTGGTGTATCATCCGGAGTATTGTTATATAACATATAACCGGGCAGTTTGTGGTATGACCAGTACGGTTTCAGGAGGCAAGATGAACTCTGATGGATATGATGCATATTTAGGATCAGTTAAGAGCTATGCAGCAGCAAAGGCAGCAGGTTTGTTAGGTAGTTTGGAATCCTTATCGGCATCGGATCCTTATTTTAGAGGGACTATCCCAGCGGTAGAGAATAGTACATCCAGAAATGCCCGGGAGTCAGTAATTCGTGAATCCCTTCTGTCGAATTATAATGGTAGTGGAATGAGTGCGATGGCATTTTCCTATGGTACTTTGGTTTGTAATAGTATAAGCAGTTGTGATTTGGGATTAGGAAGCAGTCCTACTGCAGCGAGTATTTTAGGAAAGGTAGATGGTTTTAGTGATGTATCGAAACAAGATCAGTTTTGGAATACATATAAAGCGAACTATGGAGTTGCCAAACAAGTTGTACAAAGCTTATTTTCGAATATTTACGCCATGAACAATGGCTGTTACAATGGTTGTATAGGGGAACAAGCGCCACCGACTACTTTGTTAACGGTATTATCGGGATACAGTACCTCTGTCAATAATCAGGTAGGAGGATTGATTCAGAGGGGTGTAGCAGGAATCTGCGCGGATCTTCACAGCGAATTATATAAAGAAAAGGAAAAACGATTTAAGCCTTCGGATAACCTATATAGTTCAGGAGATAATGGAGGAGATATCTATAATGACCTGGCTAATTTTACTAATTACGAATATTATATTGCTACAGGAGTATGTCCTAAGGCTCGGGATTTAGAGATGTACTTAAATTACTATTTTAAGGAGTATGGTTCAGGTATTCCTGCTAGTAGCACCTATAGAGGAGGATATCTGACTCCGGCATTATTTACAGATTTAGGAG contains:
- the folK gene encoding 2-amino-4-hydroxy-6-hydroxymethyldihydropteridine diphosphokinase; translation: MERASHLVHISLGSNIGDRLAYLQKAIDAIYEEVGDVLCISGVYETPAWGFSSDDFYNACISVKTRYTPEQVLDILMGIEQELGRHRKEGEGYEARVIDLDVILSSCGVVATKKLKVPHPSMQERKFVLVPLEEIAAQELHPVFDKTIEVLLRETKDTAEIKKAKEQLINPKENFSFSDFSYLAIEGNIGAGKTTLATMIAAEFNGKQVLERFSDNPFLPKFYEDKERYAFPLEMSFLADRYRQFTEDSSQLDLFKDFMVSDYDIYKSLIFAQVTLPEEEFKLYRTLFTIMYKEVVKPDQYIYLYQNTDRLLQNIKNRGRTYEQNIPAAYLEKIHQGYIDFIKTQPDLTVKIIDVSAIDFVKNRKDYCWLLREIVRK
- a CDS encoding TrmH family RNA methyltransferase, which translates into the protein MEKNRKLKNSELERKSIGEFKASDKTPLIIILDNIRSLNNIGSVFRTADAFLIEKIYLCGITAVPPHKDIQKTALGATDTVDWQHVESTDELVRQLQEEEVVVISVEQAADAVMLDEFTPLKGKKYALVFGNEVKGVQQSVVSKSDTVIEIPQYGSKHSLNISVSAGVVIWDIFTKMKYK
- the mutS gene encoding DNA mismatch repair protein MutS — encoded protein: MKQYNAIKAKYPDALLLFRVGDFYETFGEDAIRSAAILNIVLTKRGNGSDQETALAGFPHHSLNTYLPKLVKAGERVAICDQLEDPKQTKTIVKRGVTELVTPGVALNDEVLQSKTNNFLAAVHYGKKNQGVAFLDVSTGEFLIAQGDVAHIDKLLQNFRPSEILVSKAKKQTYEQDFGTEYHAFYMEDWVFKPDYANETLQEHFETASLKGFGVDHLPEGIIAAGVVLHYLGETQHKKLEHITSIQRIAEDEYIWMDRFTIRNLELYGSTSFQAVTLLDVIDKTISSMGGRMLKRWLALPLKNKEAIDKRHEVVEYFIEQEQLHQKIRHQIKQIGDIERLISKIATGKVNPREVIQLKNSLEAIVPIKAQAQHSENTALKKIGETLHDCEVLRSKIKETLNEEAPVNILKGNAIAEGYLDELDELRNIAFSGKDYLDKMLERETEATGITSLKIASNNVFGYYIEVRNTHRDKVPETWIRKQTLVNAERYITEELKEYEAKILGAEEKILELEQRLFQELIVWMNSYIKPVQENAILIGQLDCLSSFAQLAIDNSYVRPVMETSYDLEIKDGRHPVIEKQLPIGEPYISNDVFLDREQQQIIMITGPNMSGKSAILRQTALIVLLAQMGSFVPAASARIGIVDKIFTRVGASDNISMGESTFMVEMNETANILNNISDRSLVLLDEIGRGTSTYDGISIAWAISEFLHEHPTKPKTLFATHYHELNEMCETFNRIKNFNVSVKELKDNVLFVRKLVPGGSEHSFGIHVAKMAGMPQQVLHRANKMLKKLEKSHSSEELTDKIKKVQEDDEMQLSFFNLDDPLLEEIKEEIIDIDIDTLTPVEALMKLNEIKRLLTSNKASKV